A genomic segment from Clostridium pasteurianum BC1 encodes:
- a CDS encoding RusA family crossover junction endodeoxyribonuclease — MDNCYAKVIVKGSPISKSNFKLFNIQGRAILPFNSGKYHDRYALYEEEIAYAARSQNPNITLSEALIAVLKVYYKSKKRHPDTNNITKSIFDGIEKSGLIVNDAQVRRIIIEEFYDTEKPRFELELFGESNYSITYDVLKKEVPDAPTNYSPPPNRKNGIKPTINKKISSGKTICAICNKEIKSCDAISANKGKIMICKSCFKKLF; from the coding sequence ATGGACAATTGTTATGCTAAGGTTATAGTGAAGGGATCTCCTATTTCAAAATCTAATTTTAAATTATTTAATATACAAGGTAGAGCTATTTTGCCCTTCAATTCTGGTAAATATCATGATAGATATGCCTTATATGAAGAAGAAATAGCCTATGCAGCAAGATCACAAAATCCAAATATTACATTATCAGAAGCTTTAATTGCAGTTTTGAAGGTTTATTATAAAAGCAAAAAAAGACATCCTGATACAAACAACATAACTAAAAGCATATTTGATGGAATTGAAAAAAGTGGACTTATAGTAAATGATGCTCAGGTAAGAAGAATTATAATTGAAGAATTTTATGATACCGAAAAACCAAGATTTGAGCTGGAACTATTTGGAGAAAGTAATTATTCTATAACTTATGATGTACTAAAGAAGGAGGTACCTGATGCTCCAACTAATTATTCTCCTCCCCCTAATAGGAAAAACGGTATAAAGCCCACCATAAATAAAAAAATATCTTCTGGAAAAACTATATGTGCCATATGCAATAAAGAAATAAAATCCTGTGATGCTATTTCTGCAAATAAGGGTAAAATAATGATATGTAAGTCCTGTTTTAAAAAATTATTCTAG
- a CDS encoding nuclease-related domain-containing protein gives MAIIKNKEKSLNRKNNNSWFVEFIGILMCIAAIPVYAFFRNIYTSFVIILVAFAVIIHFSKKRKIYKAGIQGEKEIAKLLDSLNNRYLVYNDIVIGGKERGAQIDHLVLSPYGIFCIETKNMKGVIMGKEEDREWTQIKGVQGGKNYEKKFYNPCKQSAGHANAVKNILRHSDFINTPVYSIVTFSSNKNTNLKVQVHSTPVIKSDKLIDFINKKKEIFISDDKLRRIENIIDKQIC, from the coding sequence GTGGCAATAATAAAAAATAAGGAGAAATCTTTAAATAGAAAAAATAATAATAGTTGGTTTGTAGAATTTATTGGTATACTGATGTGTATAGCAGCTATACCTGTCTATGCTTTTTTTAGAAATATATATACATCTTTCGTAATAATCTTAGTAGCTTTTGCAGTAATTATTCATTTTTCAAAAAAGAGAAAAATATATAAAGCTGGAATTCAAGGAGAAAAAGAAATAGCAAAATTATTGGATAGCTTAAATAACAGATATCTAGTATACAATGATATTGTAATTGGGGGAAAAGAAAGAGGCGCTCAGATAGATCATTTGGTTTTATCACCTTATGGAATATTTTGTATTGAAACAAAGAATATGAAGGGTGTAATTATGGGTAAAGAGGAAGATAGAGAGTGGACTCAGATAAAGGGTGTACAGGGAGGAAAGAACTATGAAAAAAAATTTTATAATCCTTGTAAACAATCTGCAGGTCATGCAAATGCAGTAAAAAATATTTTAAGACATTCTGACTTTATAAATACACCAGTTTATTCCATTGTTACCTTTAGCTCTAATAAAAATACAAATTTAAAAGTTCAGGTACATTCTACACCTGTAATTAAGTCAGATAAATTAATTGATTTTATAAATAAGAAAAAAGAAATTTTTATAAGTGATGATAAATTAAGAAGAATAGAGAATATCATAGATAAGCAGATATGTTAA